In Pseudoxanthomonas indica, the following are encoded in one genomic region:
- a CDS encoding RES family NAD+ phosphorylase produces MSPALTAYSVTAGPAPTQTLALTVRPARWTSGATPVIYASEHAAAALLEYRAHLQSSPTEDLKLLQLQLPEAAVHELELGPDLPWRERPYREDVQALGDAWLARGNTLVARVPSSLIPHEYNLLINPQHPLFAQVQYAPTVAFRLDQRLG; encoded by the coding sequence ATGTCACCCGCTCTCACTGCCTATTCGGTCACGGCCGGCCCCGCGCCGACGCAGACCCTGGCCCTCACGGTTCGACCGGCGCGCTGGACCAGCGGCGCCACGCCCGTCATCTACGCCTCCGAACATGCGGCCGCCGCACTGCTGGAATACCGCGCGCACCTGCAGAGTTCACCCACCGAGGATCTCAAGCTGCTGCAACTGCAGTTGCCGGAGGCGGCGGTACACGAGTTGGAACTGGGACCGGATCTGCCCTGGCGGGAACGCCCCTATCGCGAAGACGTGCAGGCGCTCGGCGATGCCTGGCTGGCCCGTGGCAACACCCTGGTGGCGCGCGTCCCCAGTTCGCTGATTCCGCACGAGTACAACCTGCTGATCAATCCGCAGCATCCGTTGTTTGCGCAAGTGCAGTACGCCCCTACCGTGGCGTTCCGCCTGGATCAGCGGCTCGGTTGA
- a CDS encoding DUF4142 domain-containing protein gives MKMLIPAAVLMAALSMTACNGNRDGDAGDGVSGASGQPEATPATPPADAPADATADASLASASDPAATGMGAAAGATATGNDADLLGVLAAIDQHEIDSATQAKQHKLSADVANYADLMLTDHRANLDQTRALGANEQAPKAMTQAEQGKQHLAELGKKPDAEYAKAFVDAMVMGHTQALAALDEQLIPAAQAEPVKTHLQQTRAKVAEHLEKAKALQAKG, from the coding sequence ATGAAGATGCTCATACCCGCCGCCGTGCTGATGGCCGCGTTGTCGATGACCGCCTGCAATGGCAATCGTGATGGCGACGCCGGCGATGGTGTCAGCGGCGCCAGCGGCCAGCCGGAGGCAACGCCGGCGACGCCGCCTGCCGATGCGCCTGCGGACGCCACAGCCGATGCGAGCCTGGCCAGCGCCAGCGATCCCGCTGCCACCGGCATGGGCGCGGCGGCCGGCGCGACCGCCACCGGCAACGATGCCGATCTGCTCGGCGTGCTGGCCGCGATTGACCAGCATGAAATCGATTCGGCCACCCAGGCCAAGCAGCACAAGCTGTCGGCGGACGTGGCGAACTACGCTGACCTGATGCTCACCGATCACCGCGCCAACCTGGATCAGACCCGCGCCCTGGGCGCGAACGAACAGGCGCCCAAGGCCATGACCCAGGCCGAACAGGGCAAGCAGCACCTGGCCGAACTGGGCAAGAAGCCCGATGCCGAGTATGCCAAGGCGTTTGTCGATGCGATGGTGATGGGACATACCCAGGCATTGGCGGCGTTGGACGAGCAGCTGATTCCCGCCGCACAGGCCGAGCCGGTCAAGACCCATCTGCAGCAGACCCGCGCCAAGGTCGCCGAGCATCTGGAAAAGGCCAAGGCTTTGCAGGCCAAGGGCTGA
- a CDS encoding NAD(P)/FAD-dependent oxidoreductase: MNAATHDATASRQSDSRIATLLRMSLLDCAIIGAGPAGLTAATYLRRYHRSVLVFDGGESRARWIPRTHNCPGYPNGISGVDLLQRLREQAQAHDARFEPVRVDCVRPHAQGFRIEAGERHWLARTVLLATGINDLVPEMEDVEGAIASAAIRLCAICDAYEATDGDIGVLAPLQRGLEHAIFLRSYSSSVSLIPLSAAEAAEADQALRERASENQVRITLPCAGLSASDGSCEVRHDDGSSSRFDTIYPVLGALPESSLAADLGAQLSDKGEINVDAHNQTTVKNVYAAGDVVSELNQIAVAMGHAAIAATAIHRSLPQQPR, translated from the coding sequence GTGAACGCCGCAACGCACGACGCCACGGCTTCACGCCAATCCGACAGCCGCATCGCCACGCTGCTCCGCATGAGCCTGCTGGATTGCGCCATCATCGGAGCCGGACCGGCCGGCCTGACCGCCGCCACCTACCTGCGCCGCTATCACCGCAGCGTACTGGTCTTCGACGGCGGCGAGAGCCGGGCACGCTGGATCCCGCGCACGCACAACTGTCCCGGCTACCCCAACGGAATCTCCGGCGTCGATCTGCTGCAGCGCTTGCGCGAACAAGCCCAGGCACATGACGCCCGCTTCGAACCGGTGCGGGTGGATTGCGTGCGTCCGCATGCGCAGGGCTTCCGCATCGAAGCCGGCGAACGCCACTGGCTGGCGCGCACGGTGCTGCTGGCCACCGGCATCAACGATCTGGTGCCGGAGATGGAGGACGTGGAAGGGGCGATTGCCAGCGCCGCCATCCGCCTGTGCGCGATCTGCGACGCCTACGAAGCCACCGACGGCGATATTGGCGTACTCGCGCCGCTGCAACGCGGACTGGAACACGCGATCTTCCTGCGCAGTTACTCGTCTTCGGTCAGCCTGATCCCGTTGTCCGCCGCCGAAGCCGCCGAGGCCGACCAGGCACTGCGCGAGCGCGCCAGCGAGAACCAGGTGCGGATCACCCTGCCCTGCGCGGGCCTGAGCGCCAGCGACGGCAGCTGCGAGGTGCGGCATGACGACGGCAGCAGCTCGCGCTTCGACACGATTTATCCGGTCCTGGGCGCGCTGCCGGAAAGCAGCCTGGCCGCGGATCTCGGCGCGCAACTGAGCGATAAGGGCGAGATCAATGTCGATGCGCATAACCAGACAACGGTGAAAAATGTCTACGCGGCCGGTGATGTGGTCAGTGAGCTCAACCAGATCGCGGTGGCAATGGGCCATGCCGCCATCGCCGCCACCGCGATCCATCGCAGCCTGCCGCAACAACCGCGCTGA
- a CDS encoding sigma-54-dependent transcriptional regulator, whose amino-acid sequence MASPCFAIVDDDANFASMTVEMARRRGFRAHAFERVAEATPWLADHDPDLTLLDLNLPDGTGFDVIDHLPRQRQGQIVFVSGSSDIEHARRAVSSPASAFLPKPLPPRRLMGLLDEVNQAYRLREAARRDESDGLLGDSDAMQRLRQEISRAAPHDVSVLLCGETGSGKELAARALHAQSGRNGRFVAVNCGALPGELLASELFGHERGSFTGANLRHLGFFEQAQGGTLFLDEIGEMPLPLQVYLLRTLETGVVQRIGGSNEVPVDVRIIAATHRLLDDQGVAGLRPDLFFRLARYPIEVPPLRVRGKDIALLANTFIARLNQRSGQDKRLDDRSLAALLAHPWPGNVRELAAAVEMAYLRSSDDWVFPQPLAWRPAAHASNDDAGHVQFRVGMTFQEVEAQMLRKTLDFHAGDKTAAARSLGVSVRTIHNHLARTPPHD is encoded by the coding sequence ATGGCAAGTCCCTGCTTTGCCATTGTCGATGACGACGCGAACTTTGCGTCGATGACTGTCGAGATGGCGCGCCGCCGCGGCTTCCGCGCACATGCCTTCGAGCGCGTGGCCGAAGCAACGCCCTGGTTGGCCGATCACGATCCCGATCTGACCCTGCTCGACTTGAACCTGCCCGACGGCACCGGCTTCGACGTGATCGACCATCTGCCGCGCCAGCGCCAGGGCCAGATCGTATTTGTCAGCGGCAGCAGCGATATCGAACATGCGCGCCGCGCTGTCTCGTCACCGGCCTCCGCCTTCCTGCCCAAGCCGTTGCCACCACGCCGGTTGATGGGACTGCTGGATGAGGTCAACCAGGCCTACCGCCTGCGCGAAGCCGCACGTCGCGATGAAAGCGATGGTCTGCTCGGCGACAGCGACGCCATGCAACGCCTGCGCCAGGAAATCAGCCGCGCCGCGCCGCACGATGTCAGCGTGCTGTTGTGCGGCGAGACCGGCAGCGGCAAGGAACTGGCCGCACGGGCCCTGCATGCACAGAGTGGGCGCAATGGACGCTTTGTCGCAGTCAATTGCGGTGCGCTGCCCGGCGAGTTGCTGGCCAGTGAACTGTTTGGCCACGAGCGCGGCAGTTTCACCGGCGCCAACCTGCGCCATCTGGGATTCTTCGAGCAGGCGCAGGGCGGCACGCTGTTCCTGGATGAAATCGGCGAGATGCCGCTGCCCCTGCAGGTCTATCTGCTGCGCACGCTGGAAACCGGGGTGGTGCAGCGCATCGGCGGCAGCAACGAGGTGCCGGTGGACGTGCGCATCATCGCCGCCACCCATCGCCTGCTGGATGACCAGGGCGTGGCCGGACTGCGCCCGGATCTGTTCTTCCGGCTGGCGCGCTATCCGATTGAAGTACCGCCGCTGCGGGTGCGCGGAAAGGACATCGCGCTGCTGGCCAACACCTTCATCGCCCGCCTCAACCAGCGCAGCGGCCAGGACAAACGACTGGATGATCGCTCACTCGCCGCGCTGCTGGCCCACCCCTGGCCCGGCAACGTGCGTGAACTGGCGGCGGCGGTCGAGATGGCCTATCTGCGTTCATCCGACGACTGGGTGTTCCCGCAACCACTGGCGTGGCGTCCGGCCGCGCATGCAAGCAATGACGATGCCGGCCATGTGCAATTCCGCGTCGGCATGACCTTCCAGGAAGTGGAGGCGCAGATGCTGCGCAAGACCTTGGACTTCCACGCCGGCGACAAGACCGCGGCCGCGCGCAGCTTGGGCGTCAGTGTCAGGACAATCCACAATCACCTGGCGCGGACGCCGCCCCATGACTGA
- a CDS encoding KGG domain-containing protein, which produces MPNENTTARNPNGREARGFAAMDPERQREIASHGGRAAHRSGNAHEFDSAEAREAGRKGGQAVSQDRQHMARIGARGGEARSQNRQNAAANDSADSDNS; this is translated from the coding sequence ATGCCCAACGAAAACACGACTGCCCGCAACCCGAATGGTCGCGAGGCGCGCGGATTTGCGGCGATGGACCCGGAGCGTCAACGCGAGATCGCCAGCCACGGTGGACGTGCGGCGCATCGCAGCGGCAACGCCCACGAGTTTGATTCGGCCGAGGCGCGCGAGGCGGGACGCAAGGGTGGGCAGGCGGTCAGCCAGGACCGTCAGCACATGGCCCGTATCGGTGCGCGTGGCGGCGAAGCACGCAGCCAGAACCGACAGAACGCCGCGGCCAACGACAGCGCCGACAGCGACAACAGCTGA
- a CDS encoding BON domain-containing protein, with translation MDDKQVGTELKAALGELRHLASQLVNNSRDWLENRRQEMNHGNKQYGPSRDPRRNEREGRGYGEGYGTAGTQGRPREEDLEDPARNLGDDARWARGRESDDDVRSQYGDGGRGGHDPGGYSQRHGGRERSGFSEYANSPREYGSAFDDSDFGAGRSRARSAARGAGRFGEDRDSGYYSRPGRAEGGEYSQGYGRERDPGRAYGPEDFSQRYAQQGDVFDDQGYGDAGHFAEQQRPHTGGDWRHRGGPSVSGNWRSGSQAQGGHAQGRNYGQADYGQGSYGRGGYGQQNDQRARGAGDYSGYSENDRNQQNFRGRGPRGYTRSDERITEDLNERLTDDWQLDADDIQVSVSAGVATLSGTVEQRWLKHHAENLAESCSGVKDVRNEIRVVGSGSRESASGFAGSTGSSTATGSNMSSENEAGSRSRGTGASASSASTSASGATTGGKTAGNATPGSNTH, from the coding sequence ATGGATGACAAGCAGGTCGGAACGGAACTGAAAGCCGCACTCGGTGAACTGCGGCACTTGGCATCGCAGCTGGTCAACAACAGCCGCGACTGGTTGGAAAACAGGAGACAGGAAATGAACCACGGCAACAAGCAATATGGTCCATCGCGCGACCCGCGCCGCAATGAACGCGAAGGGCGCGGCTATGGCGAAGGCTACGGGACGGCCGGCACGCAGGGACGCCCGCGCGAGGAGGACTTGGAAGACCCGGCGCGCAACCTGGGCGACGACGCACGCTGGGCGCGCGGTCGTGAAAGCGATGACGATGTCCGCAGCCAGTACGGCGACGGCGGTCGCGGCGGTCATGACCCGGGCGGTTACTCGCAACGTCACGGCGGCCGCGAACGCTCCGGCTTCAGCGAGTACGCCAACAGTCCGCGCGAGTACGGCAGCGCGTTCGACGACAGCGACTTCGGCGCCGGCCGCAGCCGGGCACGCAGTGCCGCACGCGGCGCCGGTCGCTTCGGCGAGGACCGAGACAGTGGCTACTACAGCCGTCCCGGCCGCGCCGAAGGGGGCGAGTACAGCCAGGGCTACGGCCGCGAACGTGATCCGGGCCGCGCCTACGGGCCGGAAGACTTCAGCCAGCGCTATGCGCAACAGGGCGATGTCTTCGATGATCAGGGCTACGGCGACGCCGGTCACTTTGCCGAACAACAACGTCCGCACACCGGCGGCGATTGGCGCCATCGCGGCGGTCCGTCAGTAAGCGGCAACTGGCGCAGTGGCTCGCAGGCGCAAGGTGGCCATGCGCAGGGACGCAACTATGGCCAGGCCGACTACGGCCAGGGCAGCTACGGACGGGGCGGATACGGCCAGCAGAACGATCAGCGTGCACGCGGCGCCGGCGATTACAGCGGCTATTCGGAGAACGATCGCAACCAGCAGAACTTCCGCGGCCGTGGTCCGCGTGGCTACACTCGCTCGGACGAGCGCATCACCGAAGACCTCAACGAACGCCTGACCGACGATTGGCAGCTCGACGCCGATGACATCCAGGTGTCCGTGAGTGCGGGTGTGGCCACCCTTTCGGGGACGGTCGAACAGCGCTGGCTCAAGCACCACGCCGAGAACCTGGCAGAGAGCTGCAGCGGAGTTAAGGATGTGCGCAACGAGATCCGCGTGGTGGGCTCCGGCTCACGCGAGTCCGCAAGCGGCTTCGCCGGCTCCACCGGCAGCAGCACCGCGACGGGATCGAACATGAGCAGCGAAAACGAAGCCGGTAGCCGCAGTCGCGGCACGGGGGCCAGCGCCTCCAGTGCGAGCACCAGCGCAAGCGGCGCGACGACCGGTGGCAAGACCGCTGGCAACGCGACGCCCGGCAGCAATACCCACTAG
- a CDS encoding SDR family oxidoreductase, which yields MATRKSTAKRSASKRSPTQSATRAANKSPGKSAAKTTAKRQRDVQAQTMARNAKAPKAKKQPVQAGMRRQPEPPLSRQHLAKPGREADLTIAPRYLAEDYVGSGKLNGMVAIVTGADSGIGRAVAVLFAREGADVAVLYLSEDNDARETALQVEAEGRRCLLISGDVRDSRFCDQAVTDVVQKFGRLDILVNNAAFQQHAKRIQDISDAQLAETLQTNIGGYFHMARAAVPHLKRGASIINTGSETGLFGSKELLDYSATKGAIHAFTKALASQLLPHGIRVNAVAPGPVWTPLNPADRAAEEVANFGKDSDMGRPAQPEELSPAYVFLASPVTASYINGVILPVMGGPYG from the coding sequence GTGGCCACTCGAAAAAGCACCGCCAAGCGCAGCGCAAGCAAGCGCAGCCCGACCCAGTCCGCCACTCGCGCGGCGAACAAAAGCCCGGGAAAATCCGCGGCCAAGACCACGGCCAAACGCCAACGCGACGTGCAGGCGCAGACCATGGCACGCAACGCCAAGGCGCCCAAGGCGAAGAAGCAACCGGTCCAGGCCGGCATGCGCCGGCAGCCCGAACCGCCACTGAGCCGGCAGCATCTGGCCAAGCCGGGACGCGAAGCGGACTTGACGATCGCGCCGCGCTATCTGGCCGAAGACTATGTGGGTAGTGGCAAGCTCAACGGCATGGTGGCAATCGTCACCGGCGCCGATTCCGGCATCGGTCGCGCCGTCGCCGTGCTGTTCGCACGCGAGGGCGCGGATGTCGCGGTGCTGTATCTGAGCGAGGATAACGATGCCCGCGAGACCGCCTTGCAGGTGGAAGCCGAGGGCCGGCGCTGCCTGCTGATCAGCGGCGACGTGCGCGACTCGCGCTTCTGCGACCAGGCGGTGACCGACGTCGTGCAGAAATTCGGTCGGCTCGACATCCTGGTCAACAACGCCGCCTTCCAGCAGCACGCCAAGCGCATCCAGGACATCAGCGATGCGCAACTGGCCGAGACGCTGCAGACCAACATCGGCGGCTACTTCCATATGGCGCGTGCGGCGGTCCCGCATCTCAAGCGCGGCGCCAGCATCATCAATACCGGCTCGGAAACCGGCCTGTTCGGCAGCAAGGAGCTGCTCGACTATTCGGCCACCAAGGGCGCCATCCATGCCTTCACCAAGGCGCTGGCCTCGCAGCTGCTGCCGCACGGCATCAGGGTCAATGCGGTCGCGCCTGGGCCGGTGTGGACGCCGTTGAACCCGGCGGATCGCGCGGCGGAGGAAGTAGCCAACTTCGGCAAGGACAGTGACATGGGCCGGCCCGCGCAGCCGGAAGAGTTGTCGCCTGCGTACGTGTTCCTGGCTTCGCCGGTCACCGCGTCCTACATCAATGGCGTGATCCTGCCGGTCATGGGCGGACCCTACGGCTGA
- a CDS encoding GIY-YIG nuclease family protein → MSEFLYVLPCAYEDLVKLGISRQPLQRARAYSPRWFEFFDLDHALLLEADDRSEVQAWETRLKRELRLSNAPAPLMVAELAAGHTEWFRGSHADIAAFMQAQAGQGFRLHMPARTWFLQALDAESDRLFSWSEAMLQSLEELGDCPASRPLQQALRDACDAQRAMGLPLEERVPDAVLTWYQRRA, encoded by the coding sequence GTGTCCGAATTCCTCTACGTGCTGCCGTGCGCCTACGAAGACCTGGTCAAGCTCGGCATCTCCCGCCAGCCATTGCAACGGGCGCGCGCCTACTCGCCGCGCTGGTTCGAATTCTTCGATCTCGATCATGCGCTGCTGCTGGAAGCCGATGATCGCAGCGAAGTGCAGGCCTGGGAAACCCGGCTCAAGCGCGAACTGCGGCTGAGCAATGCACCGGCGCCGCTGATGGTGGCCGAACTGGCCGCCGGCCATACCGAATGGTTTCGCGGCAGCCATGCCGATATCGCCGCCTTCATGCAGGCGCAGGCCGGGCAGGGCTTTCGCTTGCACATGCCGGCGCGCACATGGTTCCTGCAGGCGCTGGACGCCGAAAGCGATCGGCTGTTTTCCTGGTCCGAGGCGATGCTGCAAAGTCTGGAAGAACTGGGCGACTGTCCAGCCAGCCGGCCCCTGCAGCAGGCGCTGCGTGATGCCTGCGATGCGCAACGGGCGATGGGGCTGCCGCTGGAAGAACGCGTGCCCGATGCGGTACTGACCTGGTATCAGCGCCGCGCGTAA
- a CDS encoding ABC1 kinase family protein — translation MHETVNQSANQRRAQILRFLFRYRNSGLFSGVDATPEESAHAIPEGTPQELAQDLEALGPAFVKIGQMLSTRPDIVPPAFASSFERMQENVEPVPCDDIREVIEAELGVRLSHAFSEFDDKPLGTASLAQVHRARLRDGTPVAVKVQKPGIARQLMVDLDLLRGFAQQADRFTDMGRRVRFADWLEEFSRTLINELDYQAEAENLERFREHLAPFPQLWVPAPVWDLTRRRVLTMELAEGIRVDQIPGVRRTEEPMDDLADALLRGYLDQIFVHGEIHADPHPGNLRITREGRLAIFDLGMVTNVPPKRRDCLLKLLFAAVDGRGEQVANEAIAVGTRLEDYDEERFVREVGHLVSHYHAHSQTTSPGRVVLELVRIATGSGLRTPPELSLLGKTLLNLDAVSRCLAPSLDVKDVVERHLQHVMRARLRQSLSSPNLASELIEIQTLLREGPRKLSDALSLVAENKLQMRVTGLEESRLMENLQKIANRISAGLVTAALIVASSLMMRVETRSTLWGYPTVALLLFLVGAGLGVCIVVSALRGDRAARSREERAPR, via the coding sequence ATGCACGAGACTGTCAATCAAAGTGCCAACCAGCGACGCGCACAGATCCTGCGCTTCCTGTTCCGCTACCGGAATTCGGGACTGTTCTCCGGCGTGGATGCCACTCCGGAGGAATCCGCGCACGCCATACCCGAAGGCACGCCGCAGGAGCTGGCGCAGGATCTGGAAGCGCTGGGTCCGGCCTTCGTCAAGATTGGCCAGATGCTGTCGACCCGGCCCGACATCGTGCCGCCGGCGTTTGCCAGCTCCTTTGAACGCATGCAGGAAAATGTCGAGCCGGTGCCCTGCGACGACATCCGCGAGGTGATCGAAGCCGAGCTCGGCGTGCGCCTGAGCCATGCATTCTCCGAGTTCGACGACAAGCCGCTGGGGACCGCCTCGCTGGCGCAAGTGCATCGCGCCCGCCTGCGCGACGGCACGCCGGTGGCGGTGAAGGTGCAGAAGCCCGGTATCGCCAGGCAGTTGATGGTCGATCTGGATCTGCTGCGCGGCTTTGCCCAGCAGGCGGATCGCTTCACCGACATGGGCCGGCGCGTGCGCTTTGCCGATTGGCTGGAAGAGTTCAGCCGCACGCTGATCAACGAGCTGGATTACCAGGCCGAGGCGGAGAACCTGGAGCGCTTCCGCGAGCATCTGGCGCCGTTTCCGCAGCTGTGGGTGCCGGCGCCGGTCTGGGATCTGACCCGGCGGCGCGTGCTGACCATGGAACTGGCCGAAGGCATCCGCGTCGATCAGATTCCAGGCGTGCGCCGCACCGAGGAGCCGATGGACGATCTGGCCGATGCCTTGCTGCGCGGCTACCTGGATCAGATCTTCGTGCACGGCGAAATCCATGCCGATCCGCATCCGGGCAACCTGCGCATCACCCGCGAAGGCCGGCTGGCGATCTTCGACCTGGGCATGGTCACCAACGTGCCGCCCAAGCGCCGCGACTGCCTGCTCAAGCTGCTGTTCGCCGCGGTCGATGGTCGCGGCGAACAGGTGGCCAACGAGGCCATCGCGGTGGGTACGCGGCTGGAGGACTACGACGAGGAGCGTTTCGTCCGCGAAGTCGGCCACCTGGTCAGTCATTACCACGCCCATTCTCAGACCACCTCGCCCGGTCGGGTGGTGCTGGAACTGGTGCGCATCGCCACCGGCAGCGGCCTGCGCACGCCGCCGGAACTGAGCCTGCTCGGCAAGACCCTGCTCAACCTCGACGCGGTCAGTCGTTGCCTGGCGCCGTCACTGGACGTCAAGGACGTGGTCGAGCGTCACCTGCAACATGTGATGCGGGCGCGGCTGCGGCAGTCGCTGTCCTCGCCCAACCTGGCCAGCGAGCTGATCGAAATCCAGACCCTGCTGCGCGAAGGACCGCGCAAGTTGTCCGATGCCTTGTCGCTGGTGGCCGAGAACAAGCTGCAGATGCGGGTGACCGGACTGGAAGAGTCACGGCTGATGGAAAACCTGCAGAAGATCGCCAACCGCATCTCCGCAGGGCTGGTCACGGCGGCGCTGATTGTCGCTTCCTCGCTGATGATGCGGGTGGAAACCCGCAGCACCTTGTGGGGCTATCCGACCGTGGCCTTGCTGCTGTTCCTGGTCGGCGCCGGCCTGGGCGTGTGCATCGTGGTCAGCGCCCTGCGCGGCGACCGCGCAGCGCGTTCGCGCGAAGAGCGGGCGCCGCGTTAG
- a CDS encoding DUF1328 domain-containing protein, translated as MIKWAIIFAIIGLVAGVLGFTGIAGGAFGIAKFLFWAAVIIAVLLFVLGVTVFKKVT; from the coding sequence ATGATCAAGTGGGCCATCATCTTCGCCATCATCGGTCTGGTCGCCGGCGTGCTCGGCTTCACCGGCATCGCCGGTGGCGCTTTCGGCATCGCCAAGTTCCTGTTCTGGGCGGCCGTGATCATCGCGGTGCTGCTGTTCGTCCTGGGCGTGACCGTGTTCAAGAAAGTCACGTAG
- a CDS encoding serine hydrolase domain-containing protein, translated as MARLACSLLVVPAMAFAAEHAPRALPDAAAIDAEVARLMTATQAKGLAVAVIDAGKVVHVRAYGLRNAAGDPLRDDTIMYGASLTKAVFAYTVMQLAEEGVIDLDAPISRYLDRPLPEYTDTKGYGPYADLAGDERWRQLTARILLTHSSGFGNFAFLEPDEKLRFHFDPGTRYAYSGEGLILLQFVLERGLGLDLGQEMQRRVFDRFDMRRTSMKWREDFAGNLADGWTQQGEPVPHDERSRVRAAGSMDTSIADMARFAAAHVRGDGLSARSAAEIRRPQRAITTASQFPTLQDELPPAQRRADLAAGLGVVVFNGPQGPGFYKGGHDDNTGNTWVCVQASQRCVVVLGNDVRGENAFPALIRFVLGETGVPFDWEYGARPFVH; from the coding sequence ATCGCCCGACTCGCCTGCAGTCTGCTTGTGGTGCCTGCCATGGCCTTCGCCGCCGAGCACGCGCCGCGTGCCTTGCCCGACGCGGCGGCCATCGACGCCGAAGTGGCGCGACTGATGACGGCCACCCAGGCCAAGGGACTGGCGGTGGCCGTGATCGATGCCGGCAAGGTGGTGCATGTGCGCGCTTACGGTCTGCGCAATGCCGCCGGCGATCCGTTGCGCGATGACACCATCATGTACGGCGCCTCGCTGACCAAGGCGGTGTTCGCCTACACGGTGATGCAACTGGCCGAAGAAGGCGTGATTGATCTCGATGCGCCCATCAGCCGCTACCTCGATCGACCCCTGCCCGAATACACCGACACGAAAGGCTACGGTCCGTATGCGGATCTTGCGGGCGACGAGCGCTGGCGCCAGCTCACCGCACGCATCCTGCTCACCCACAGTTCCGGCTTCGGCAACTTCGCCTTCCTGGAGCCGGATGAGAAGTTGCGCTTCCATTTCGATCCCGGCACCCGCTACGCCTACTCGGGCGAAGGACTGATCCTGCTGCAGTTCGTGCTCGAACGCGGACTGGGCCTGGACCTGGGGCAGGAGATGCAGCGGCGGGTCTTTGATCGGTTTGACATGCGCCGGACCAGCATGAAGTGGCGCGAGGACTTTGCCGGCAACCTGGCCGATGGCTGGACGCAGCAAGGCGAACCCGTGCCGCATGACGAACGCAGCCGGGTGCGCGCGGCCGGATCGATGGATACCAGCATCGCCGACATGGCGCGTTTTGCCGCCGCCCATGTGCGCGGCGACGGCTTGAGTGCGCGCAGCGCCGCCGAAATTCGCCGGCCGCAGCGCGCCATCACCACCGCCAGCCAGTTCCCGACCCTGCAGGACGAGTTGCCCCCGGCGCAGCGCCGGGCTGATCTGGCGGCGGGTTTGGGGGTGGTGGTTTTCAATGGACCGCAGGGACCGGGTTTCTACAAAGGCGGCCACGACGACAACACCGGCAATACCTGGGTGTGCGTGCAGGCCAGCCAGCGTTGCGTGGTGGTGCTGGGCAACGATGTGCGTGGCGAGAACGCCTTCCCGGCGCTCATCCGTTTCGTGCTCGGCGAGACCGGCGTGCCGTTCGACTGGGAATACGGCGCCAGGCCCTTCGTCCACTGA